Proteins co-encoded in one Nyctibius grandis isolate bNycGra1 chromosome 14, bNycGra1.pri, whole genome shotgun sequence genomic window:
- the TRPV4 gene encoding transient receptor potential cation channel subfamily V member 4 isoform X3, whose amino-acid sequence MADAEDPPRAVGGDAGECPGDDGSLQNDSFPLSSLANLFESEDTPTPAEAARGPPGAGDGKQNLRMKFHGAFRKGAPKPMELLEATIYESAVVPAPKKAPMDSLFDYGTYRHHPSENKRWRRRVAEKQAPGVKGPAPNPPPVLKVFNRPILFDIVSRGSTAGLDGLLSFLLTHKKRLTDEEFREPSTGKTCLPKALLNLSGGKNDTIPLLLDIAEKTGNMREFINSPFRDVYYRGELPLSLAACTNQPHIVHYLTENGHKQADLRRQDSRGNTVLHALVAIADNTRENTKFVTKMYDLLLVKCAKLFPDTNLEALFNNDGLSPLMMAAKTGKIGIFQHIIRREIVDEDARHLSRKFKDWAYGPVYSSLYDLSSLDTCGEEVSVLEILVYNSKIENRHEMLAVEPINELLRDKWRKFGAVSFYISVVSYLCAMVIFTLVAYYRPMEGPPPYPYTTTVDYLRLAGEIITLLTGILFFFTNIKDLFMKKCPGVNSFFIDGSFQLLYFIYSVLVIVTAGLYLGGIEAYLAVMVFALVLGWMNALYFTRGLKLTGTYSIMIQKILFKDLFRFLLVYLLFMIGYASALVSLLNPCPSGESCSEEQSNCTVPTYPSCRDSQTFSTFLLDLFKLTIGMGDLEMLESAKYPGVFIILLVTYIILTFVLLLNMLIALMGETVGQVSKESKHIWKLQWATTILDIERSFPVFLRRAFRSGEMVTVGKGTDGTPDRRWCFRVDEVNWSHWNQNLGIISEDPGKSDTYQYYGFSHTVGRLRRDRWSTVVPRVVELNKSGQPEEVVVPLGTVGTAEARERRHGQAPSSPL is encoded by the exons ATGGCGGACGCCGAAGACCCCCCGCGTGCCGTCGGCGGCGATGCTGGGGAGTGCCCAGGGGATGACGGGTCCCTCCAGAACGACTCCTTCCCGCTCTCCTCGCTGGCCAACCTGTTCGAGAGCGAGGACACGCCGACCCCCGCCGAGGCGGCCCGGGGCCCCCCCGGTGCCGGGGATGGCAAACAAAACCTCCGCATGAAATTCCACGGGGCCTTCCGGAAAGGCGCCCCGAAGcccatggagctgctggaggccaCCATCTACGAGTCGGCCGTGGTCCCCGCGCCCAAGAAAGCCCCCATGGACTCCCTCTTCGACTACGGCACCTACCGCCACCACCCCAGCGAGAACAAGCGCTGGCGCAGGAGGGTCGCGGA GAAGCAGGCGCCGGGCGTGAAGGGGCCAGCTCCCAACCCGCCGCCCGTCCTCAAGGTCTTCAACAGACCCATCCTCTTCGACATCGTCTCCCGGGGGTCCACGGCCGGCCTGGATGggctcctctccttcctcctcacccacAAGAAGCGTCTCACGGATGAGGAGTTTCGAG AGCCCTCCACGGGGAAGACCTGCCTGCCCAAGGCGCTGCTCAACCTGAGCGGGGGCAAGAACGACACCATCCCCCTGCTCCTCGACATCGCTGAGAAGACGGGCAACATGCGGGAGTTCATCAACTCACCCTTCAGGGACGTCTACTACCGGG GCGAGCTGCCCCTCTCGCTGGCCGCCTGCACCAACCAGCCCCACATCGTGCACTACCTGACGGAGAACGGGCACAAGCAGGCAGACCTGCGGCGCCAGGACTCGCGCGGCAACACCGTGCTGCACGCCCTGGTCGCCATCGCCGACAACACCCGCGAGAACACCAAGTTCGTCACCAAGATGTACGACCTGCTCCTCGTCAAGTGTGCCAAGCTCTTCCCCGACACCAACCTCGAGGCGCTGTTCAACAACGACGGCCTCTCCCCGCTCATGATGGCGGCCAAGACCGGCAAGATCGGG ATCTTCCAGCACATCATCCGTCGGGAGATCGTGGACGAGGACGCCCGGCACCTCTCGCGCAAGTTCAAGGACTGGGCGTACGGCCCCGTCTACTCCTCCCTCTACGACCTGTCCTCGCTGGACACCTGCGGGGAGGAGGTGTCCGTGCTGGAGATCCTCGTCTACAACAGCAAGATTGag AACCGCCACGAGATGTTGGCCGTGGAGCCCATCAACGAGCTGCTGCGCGACAAGTGGCGCAAGTTCGGGGCCGTCTCCTTCTACATCAGCGTGGTCTCCTACCTCTGCGCCATGGTCATCTTCACCCTCGTCGCCTACTACCGCCCCATGGAAGGCCCC CCCCCCTACCCGTACACCACCACCGTCGACTACCTGCGCCTGGCCGGGGAGATCATCACCCTTCTCACCGGCATCCTCTTCTTCTTCACAAAC aTCAAGGATTTGTTCATGAAGAAGTGCCCAGGCGTGAACTCCTTCTTCATAGACGGCTCCTTCCAGCTGCTCTA ctTCATCTACTCGGTGCTGGTGATCGTCACGGCGGGGCTGTACCTGGGCGGCATCGAGGCGTACCTGGCCGTCATGGTCTTCGCGCTGGTCCTGGGCTGGATGAACGCGCTGTACTTCACCCGGGGGCTCAAGCTGACGGGGACCTACAGCATCATGATCCAGAAG ATCCTCTTCAAAGACCTGTTCCGCTTCCTCCTGGTCTACTTGCTCTTCATGATCGGCTACGCATCAG ccctggtgtCCCTCCTCAACCCGTGTCCCAGCGGCGAGTCCTGCAGTGAGGAGCAGTCCAACTGCACGGTGCCCACCTACCCCTCGTGCCGGGACAGCCAGACCTTCAGCACCTTCCTGCTCGACCTCTTCAAGCTCACGATTGGCATGGGCGACCTGGAGATGCTCGAGAGTGCCAAGTACCCCGGCGTCTTCATCATCCTCCTCGTCACCTACATCATCCTCACCTTCGTGCTCCTCCTCAACATGCTCATCGCTCTCATGGGTGAGACCGTGGGCCAAGTCTCCAAGGAGAGCAAGCACATCTGGAAGCTGCAG TGGGCCACCACCATCCTGGACATCGAGCGCTCCTTCCCTGTGTTCCTGCGGAGAGCCTTCCGCTCGGGGGAGATGGTCACCGTGGGCAAGGGCACCGACGGGACGCCCGACCGCCGCTGGTGCTTCAG GGTGGATGAGGTGAACTGGTCCCACTGGAACCAGAACCTGGGCATCATCAGCGAGGACCCAGGCAAGAGCGACACGTACCAGTACTACGGCTTCTCCCACACCGTGGGCCGGCTGCGGAGAG ATCGCTGGTCGACGGTGGTGCCGCGCGTGGTGGAGCTCAACAAGAGCGGGCAGCcggaggaggtggtggtgccGCTGGGCACCGTGGGGACGGCGGAGGCGCGGGAGCGGCGGCACGGCCAGGCCCCCAGCTCCCCGCTCTAG